A stretch of the Haloarcula ordinaria genome encodes the following:
- a CDS encoding 2,3,4,5-tetrahydropyridine-2,6-dicarboxylate N-succinyltransferase: MLGQDLEANIGDLWTAYEGGATAEDVEPPQLDTLDDFLTALENGDIRAAEKVDGEWQVNEWVKRGILLNFAFRETYSRNYGDVQYHDVLPLRDTGDLGERGTRNTPDGTTIRRGAYLGSDCIMMSPSFVNIGAHVGDGTLIDSCDTVGSCAQIGENVKLGANTLIGGVLEPVENAPVIVEDDVSLGAGCRVTSGFIVGEGSIVGENTLLTPRIPVYDLVEDEVLYGELPPERRAFQRFVDSSVGENDLIPGGAYKPAVVATDVEQETLEATEREDALRD; this comes from the coding sequence ATGCTCGGACAAGACCTCGAAGCGAACATCGGGGACCTGTGGACGGCCTACGAGGGCGGCGCGACCGCCGAAGACGTCGAACCGCCGCAGCTGGACACGCTGGACGACTTCCTGACGGCGCTGGAGAACGGTGACATCCGCGCAGCCGAGAAGGTCGACGGCGAGTGGCAGGTCAACGAGTGGGTCAAGCGGGGCATCTTGCTCAACTTCGCCTTCCGGGAGACCTACAGCCGAAACTACGGTGACGTCCAGTATCACGACGTCCTGCCGCTGCGAGACACCGGCGACCTGGGCGAGCGCGGGACGCGCAACACGCCCGACGGGACGACCATCCGCCGGGGGGCGTACCTGGGCAGCGACTGCATCATGATGTCGCCCTCCTTCGTCAACATCGGTGCCCACGTCGGCGACGGGACGCTCATCGACTCCTGTGACACGGTCGGCTCCTGTGCGCAGATCGGCGAGAACGTCAAACTCGGCGCGAACACGCTCATCGGCGGCGTCCTCGAACCGGTCGAGAACGCCCCGGTCATCGTCGAGGACGACGTCTCGCTGGGCGCCGGCTGTCGCGTCACCTCGGGATTCATCGTCGGCGAGGGCAGCATCGTCGGCGAGAACACGCTGTTGACCCCGCGTATCCCCGTCTACGACCTCGTCGAGGACGAGGTGCTGTACGGCGAGCTGCCGCCCGAGCGCCGGGCCTTCCAGCGGTTCGTCGACTCCTCCGTGGGCGAGAACGACCTCATCCCCGGTGGGGCGTACAAACCCGCTGTGGTGGCGACGGACGTCGAACAGGAGACCCTGGAGGCGACGGAGCGGGAAGACGCGCTTCGAGACTAA
- a CDS encoding NYN domain-containing protein → MTVTHPGQRVAVLADAQNLYHTARSLYTRNIDYAALLEEAVSGRELSRAIAYVIRADSPDEESFFEALVDIGFETRIKDIKTFQDGSKKADWDVGMSLDAVTLAKHNDAVVLCTGDGDFARLCRYLRHEGCRAEAMGFAESSSEDLIEAVDGFVDMSDEPDRFLL, encoded by the coding sequence ATGACCGTCACGCATCCGGGCCAGCGAGTCGCCGTACTGGCCGACGCGCAGAATCTCTACCACACCGCCCGGAGTCTCTACACGCGCAACATCGACTACGCCGCCCTCCTGGAGGAGGCCGTCAGTGGCCGCGAGCTGTCACGCGCAATCGCCTACGTCATCCGCGCGGACTCGCCCGACGAGGAGTCGTTCTTCGAGGCGCTCGTCGACATCGGGTTCGAGACGCGCATCAAGGACATCAAGACGTTCCAGGATGGGTCGAAGAAGGCCGACTGGGACGTGGGGATGAGCCTGGACGCCGTCACGCTGGCGAAGCACAACGACGCCGTTGTCCTCTGTACCGGGGACGGCGACTTCGCCCGGCTCTGTCGCTACCTGCGCCACGAGGGTTGTCGCGCCGAGGCGATGGGCTTCGCCGAGTCGTCCTCGGAGGACCTCATCGAGGCCGTCGACGGGTTCGTCGACATGAGCGACGAACCGGACCGGTTCCTGCTGTAG
- a CDS encoding aldo/keto reductase yields MPLLGLGTWQNDAPEQCAESVTTALESGYRHIDTAQAYGNEAAVGDGIAAADVDREDVFLATKVWTSNLAYDDVLESTEASLSKLGVDAVDLLYVHWPAGAYDPEETLSAFDELYEQGTVRNVGISNFEPHHVETALDVLDAPLFANQVELHPFLQQADLRAHASEHDYELVAYSPLARGGVFHDDVLADIADTHDVSEAQVSLAWLREKEITAIPKATSETHITDNLGSLDLELTGEEVARIDDIERTDRRVNPDFGPDSWD; encoded by the coding sequence ATGCCACTGCTTGGCCTCGGAACCTGGCAGAACGACGCCCCCGAGCAGTGCGCCGAGAGCGTCACGACCGCCCTGGAGAGCGGCTACCGCCACATCGACACCGCCCAGGCGTACGGGAACGAGGCGGCCGTCGGCGACGGCATCGCGGCCGCGGACGTCGACCGCGAAGACGTCTTCCTCGCGACGAAGGTGTGGACGTCGAACCTCGCGTACGACGACGTGCTCGAGTCGACCGAAGCGAGCCTCTCGAAACTCGGCGTCGATGCCGTCGACCTGCTGTACGTCCACTGGCCCGCCGGCGCGTACGACCCCGAGGAGACGCTGTCGGCGTTCGACGAACTGTACGAACAGGGGACGGTTCGGAACGTCGGCATCTCGAACTTCGAGCCCCACCACGTCGAGACGGCGCTGGACGTCCTGGACGCGCCGCTGTTCGCCAATCAGGTCGAGCTGCACCCGTTCCTCCAGCAGGCCGACCTGCGGGCACACGCGAGCGAACACGACTACGAACTGGTCGCCTACTCGCCGCTCGCCCGCGGCGGCGTGTTCCACGACGACGTCCTCGCCGATATCGCCGACACTCACGATGTCAGCGAGGCCCAGGTCAGTCTCGCCTGGCTCCGCGAGAAGGAGATCACCGCCATCCCGAAAGCGACCAGCGAGACCCACATCACCGACAACCTGGGGAGTCTCGACCTCGAGCTCACCGGCGAGGAGGTCGCGCGCATCGACGACATCGAGCGGACCGACCGCCGCGTCAATCCCGACTTCGGCCCCGACAGCTGGGACTGA
- a CDS encoding Rieske (2Fe-2S) protein, which yields MSTDQLVPVADLATLEREGHDVADAGGHTVALFHHEGEVYAVDNRCPHMGFPLAKGTVDDGLLTCHWHHARFELACGDTLDIWADDVQTFPVEIRDGTVYVDPDPEPDVPPKTHWRNRLVDAMQENLGLVAAKAVINLDDLGEGFATPVEKAVEFGTTYREAGWSSGLTILGAMANLYDDVGHDEKLRAMYVGVSQVASDCAGEPPRFPQYELGNADLSKARLKSWFRDTCEVRDSDGAERCIRTAAATLPPEDVVEILLAAGTDHLYMDTSHTLDFVNKAVETLDHVGWDHAPDVFASLVDGFTDAVRSEERSQWRQPIDVAELCFDAQDALPALVAAGQGKQWDRPDDFVDTLLADDPHTVVDALRDAVRDGATAEELSRAVALAATRRVAQFATSNEFSDWNTVHHTVSYANAAHALASRTDAVDAYRPCFDGAMSVYLDRFLNTPAAPIPEPGESDRDPAAIREDLLATFDEQGRVNEAGRLVSEHFDADGDLADLKRTLGEGLLREDASFHTLQNVEASFRGTDHAESDAERRLPLIATARYMGAHFPTRREREQTFTIAHRLFRGEQIHGDETA from the coding sequence ATGTCGACAGACCAACTCGTTCCGGTCGCCGACCTCGCCACTCTGGAGCGCGAGGGCCACGACGTCGCCGACGCCGGCGGCCACACCGTCGCGCTCTTTCACCACGAGGGCGAGGTGTACGCCGTCGACAACCGCTGTCCGCACATGGGCTTCCCGCTCGCGAAGGGCACTGTCGACGACGGCCTCCTGACCTGCCACTGGCATCACGCGCGCTTCGAACTGGCCTGTGGCGACACGCTCGACATCTGGGCCGACGACGTCCAGACGTTCCCGGTCGAAATCCGCGACGGCACCGTCTACGTCGACCCGGACCCCGAGCCCGACGTCCCACCGAAGACCCACTGGCGCAACCGCCTCGTCGACGCCATGCAGGAGAACCTCGGCCTCGTGGCCGCGAAGGCGGTCATCAACTTAGACGACCTGGGCGAGGGCTTTGCGACGCCGGTCGAGAAGGCCGTCGAGTTCGGGACCACCTACCGCGAGGCGGGGTGGTCCTCGGGACTGACTATCCTCGGCGCGATGGCGAATCTCTACGACGACGTCGGCCACGACGAGAAACTGCGGGCGATGTACGTCGGCGTGAGCCAGGTCGCGAGCGACTGCGCCGGTGAACCGCCCCGGTTCCCCCAGTACGAACTGGGCAACGCCGACCTCTCGAAGGCCCGCCTGAAGTCCTGGTTCCGGGACACCTGCGAGGTCCGTGACAGTGACGGGGCCGAGCGCTGCATCCGGACGGCCGCGGCTACCCTCCCACCGGAGGACGTCGTCGAGATACTGCTCGCGGCGGGGACGGACCACCTCTACATGGACACGAGCCACACGCTCGACTTCGTCAACAAGGCCGTCGAGACGCTGGACCACGTCGGCTGGGACCACGCGCCCGACGTGTTCGCGTCCCTTGTCGACGGGTTCACCGACGCCGTCCGGAGCGAGGAGCGCTCGCAATGGCGCCAGCCCATCGACGTCGCCGAACTGTGTTTCGACGCCCAGGACGCCCTCCCGGCCCTCGTCGCGGCCGGGCAGGGGAAACAGTGGGACCGCCCCGACGACTTCGTCGACACCCTACTCGCCGACGACCCCCACACCGTAGTCGACGCGTTGCGTGACGCAGTTCGTGATGGTGCGACCGCCGAAGAACTGTCGCGTGCGGTCGCGCTCGCGGCGACTCGCCGCGTGGCCCAGTTCGCCACGAGTAACGAGTTCTCCGACTGGAACACGGTCCACCACACGGTCTCCTACGCCAACGCCGCCCACGCGCTGGCGAGTCGAACGGACGCCGTCGATGCGTACCGCCCGTGTTTCGACGGCGCGATGTCGGTGTACCTCGACCGCTTCCTCAACACCCCCGCAGCACCGATTCCCGAACCCGGCGAGTCGGACCGCGACCCGGCAGCCATCCGCGAGGACCTGCTCGCGACGTTCGACGAGCAGGGCCGCGTGAACGAGGCCGGGCGCCTGGTGAGCGAGCACTTCGACGCGGACGGGGACCTCGCGGACCTGAAACGTACCCTCGGTGAGGGCCTGCTACGCGAGGACGCGTCCTTCCACACGCTCCAGAACGTCGAAGCGTCGTTCCGGGGGACCGACCACGCCGAGTCGGACGCCGAGCGACGGCTGCCCCTGATTGCGACGGCGCGCTACATGGGTGCCCACTTCCCGACGCGTCGGGAGCGCGAACAGACGTTTACCATCGCCCACCGGCTGTTCCGGGGCGAGCAGATTCACGGGGACGAGACGGCCTGA
- a CDS encoding DUF7333 family protein has protein sequence MEFDLTKTAVAFVALFAVLAIGTFMSPMTTSTVMMVLGGLLVFGAVTLLLGVKHGEYRASH, from the coding sequence ATGGAATTCGACCTGACCAAGACGGCGGTCGCGTTCGTCGCACTCTTCGCCGTGCTCGCGATAGGGACGTTCATGAGCCCGATGACGACGAGCACCGTCATGATGGTGCTCGGCGGGCTACTCGTGTTCGGTGCCGTCACACTCCTGCTCGGCGTCAAGCACGGCGAGTACCGCGCGTCACACTAG
- a CDS encoding M20 family metallopeptidase has protein sequence MTFDPATFHREAVDIPSHESVGEMREYLLETLEAEGVDPTVDDLGNVRTSRGDGDGTRLLLNTHIDTVPPHLPYERRSEPPGLDERIDGSGDESAGDVVCGRGTCDAKGPLAALLDAFLTVSPTDGRVTLAVSIDEETTQTGGAHLAEDIDADAVIVGEPTGLDVCTAARGQFEGTVTIRGESAHAADPASGMNAIRAAAPVLQAMETYTEEHGPAEHETLGRPTLTPSMIEGGEATNQVPAECVITFDRRSVPPERSGEFCADLETHLAQWLPGAMGLSVDLIRPDTPFPEAFATDEEAEVVRALQRASGGAIRPFGAATEASYFAQEAPTVVFGPGDLTDDRGAVAHSEREYVRLSEVRAAARAVRETVERLV, from the coding sequence ATGACGTTCGACCCCGCTACCTTCCACCGGGAGGCCGTCGACATCCCCTCCCACGAGTCGGTCGGCGAGATGCGCGAGTACCTCCTCGAGACACTCGAAGCCGAGGGCGTCGACCCGACGGTCGACGACCTGGGGAACGTCCGGACGTCGCGGGGTGACGGCGACGGAACCCGCCTGCTGTTGAACACGCACATCGACACGGTCCCGCCGCACCTGCCGTACGAGCGGCGGTCCGAACCGCCGGGACTCGACGAGCGAATCGACGGGAGTGGGGACGAGAGCGCCGGAGACGTCGTCTGTGGCCGCGGGACCTGCGACGCGAAGGGACCGCTCGCGGCGCTCCTCGACGCTTTCCTCACGGTCTCGCCGACGGACGGGCGCGTCACGCTGGCCGTCTCCATCGACGAGGAGACCACGCAGACCGGCGGCGCGCACCTCGCGGAGGACATCGACGCCGACGCGGTTATCGTCGGGGAACCGACCGGCCTCGACGTCTGTACGGCCGCGCGCGGCCAGTTCGAGGGGACCGTCACCATCCGCGGCGAGAGCGCCCACGCCGCCGACCCGGCGAGCGGGATGAACGCTATCAGGGCGGCCGCGCCGGTCCTGCAGGCGATGGAGACCTATACCGAGGAACACGGTCCTGCCGAGCACGAGACGCTCGGACGGCCGACGCTCACGCCCTCGATGATAGAGGGCGGCGAGGCGACGAACCAGGTGCCCGCCGAGTGCGTCATCACCTTCGACCGGCGCTCCGTCCCGCCAGAGCGGAGCGGCGAGTTCTGTGCCGACCTCGAAACCCACCTGGCGCAGTGGCTCCCCGGCGCGATGGGGCTCTCGGTGGACCTCATCCGGCCCGACACGCCGTTCCCCGAAGCATTCGCGACCGACGAGGAGGCCGAGGTCGTGCGAGCGCTCCAGCGGGCCAGCGGCGGCGCGATACGGCCGTTCGGTGCGGCGACGGAGGCCTCGTACTTCGCGCAGGAGGCGCCGACGGTCGTCTTCGGCCCCGGCGACCTGACGGACGACCGCGGCGCTGTGGCGCACTCCGAGCGCGAGTACGTCCGCCTCTCCGAGGTCAGGGCGGCCGCGCGCGCCGTTCGAGAGACCGTCGAGCGACTCGTCTAA
- a CDS encoding halocyanin domain-containing protein — protein MTDGSVDVSRRAFLRTAAGATAASAATGTAAAQENGTEGGDGGGGGGGPPDFGGFLDQVGNFDGTTVDATGQDSATVEVGVQANGGAFGFGPPAIHVDNGATVQFEWTGEGGGHNVVSQGEGPLDSGDAVSSAGVNYEHTFEEDGIYPYVCVPHEGLGMKGAIVVGTDYPTVSSGGEGGGGGGGSPQVPSSAKTLGVATSFVMVATLGLAYFFIRYGGDYETPGDQ, from the coding sequence ATGACAGACGGTAGTGTGGACGTATCTCGTCGGGCCTTCCTGCGGACGGCCGCGGGGGCCACGGCTGCCTCGGCCGCGACAGGAACGGCGGCGGCACAGGAAAACGGAACCGAAGGCGGTGATGGCGGTGGCGGTGGCGGCGGTCCGCCGGACTTCGGCGGCTTCCTCGACCAGGTCGGCAACTTCGACGGGACGACCGTCGACGCGACCGGACAGGACTCGGCGACGGTCGAGGTCGGGGTCCAGGCCAACGGCGGCGCCTTCGGGTTCGGTCCCCCCGCAATCCACGTCGACAACGGCGCGACGGTCCAGTTCGAGTGGACCGGCGAGGGCGGCGGGCACAACGTCGTCTCCCAGGGCGAGGGACCGCTGGACTCCGGTGACGCGGTGTCGAGCGCCGGCGTCAATTACGAACACACGTTCGAAGAGGACGGCATCTACCCGTACGTCTGTGTTCCCCACGAAGGGCTCGGGATGAAAGGCGCCATCGTCGTCGGTACGGACTACCCGACGGTGAGCAGCGGCGGCGAGGGAGGTGGCGGCGGTGGCGGCTCCCCGCAGGTACCCAGTAGCGCGAAGACCCTCGGCGTCGCGACGTCGTTCGTCATGGTGGCGACGCTGGGGCTCGCGTACTTCTTCATCCGGTACGGCGGCGACTACGAGACGCCCGGCGACCAGTAG
- a CDS encoding PUA domain-containing protein — translation MTDREFRSLRRAADYQFGRGAGATLFPAPDAIEVTHTSSGRPRQVLADGGRLATYGTDGRYTLGFVGGRRLVEGFDAPRHRVVVGDESEPFVREGRNAFAKFVQDADSALRPGDEVLVVHADGHLLAVGRAELPGHGMRDFETGMAVKVRHGADSA, via the coding sequence ATGACCGACCGCGAGTTCCGGAGCCTCCGCCGTGCCGCCGACTACCAGTTCGGCCGCGGCGCGGGCGCGACGCTCTTTCCCGCCCCCGACGCTATCGAGGTGACACACACCAGTTCCGGTCGCCCGCGCCAGGTCCTGGCCGACGGCGGCCGGCTGGCCACCTACGGCACCGACGGCCGCTACACGCTCGGTTTCGTCGGTGGCCGTCGCTTGGTCGAGGGCTTCGACGCCCCGCGCCACCGCGTCGTCGTCGGCGACGAGAGCGAACCGTTCGTCCGCGAGGGGCGCAACGCCTTCGCGAAGTTCGTCCAGGACGCCGATTCTGCCCTCCGCCCCGGTGACGAGGTGCTGGTCGTCCACGCGGACGGCCACCTGCTCGCCGTCGGTCGCGCGGAACTACCCGGCCACGGGATGCGCGACTTCGAGACGGGGATGGCCGTGAAGGTGCGCCACGGGGCCGACAGCGCCTGA
- the dapB gene encoding 4-hydroxy-tetrahydrodipicolinate reductase: MTRVAVNGAAGRMGQTVIDTAAERDDLDVVVGFDVEAGEYAGVPIVESGGIGSALAEHDVDVVVDFSIPASTLPLAETCADSGVALVVGTTGFEEEEMGQLKDVSERVAVLKATNFSRGIQVLQRTVREAVRALDDYDLELMETHHNQKVDAPSGTANTILDIVQEERDVEPVYGREGHAPRDENEIGVFARRAGDIRGEHELILAGNDEVLSLSHHAEDRAVFAAGALDAAVWVAGRDADWYRFGEVVDS; the protein is encoded by the coding sequence ATGACGCGCGTCGCCGTCAACGGGGCGGCCGGCCGGATGGGACAGACCGTCATCGACACCGCGGCCGAGCGTGACGACCTCGACGTGGTCGTCGGCTTCGACGTCGAGGCGGGGGAGTACGCAGGCGTCCCCATCGTCGAAAGCGGCGGCATCGGGAGCGCCCTGGCCGAGCACGACGTCGACGTCGTCGTCGACTTCTCGATTCCCGCGTCGACGCTCCCGCTGGCCGAGACGTGTGCGGACTCCGGCGTCGCTCTCGTCGTCGGCACCACCGGCTTCGAGGAAGAGGAGATGGGCCAGCTCAAGGACGTCAGCGAGCGGGTCGCCGTGCTCAAGGCGACCAACTTCTCGCGTGGCATCCAGGTCCTCCAGCGCACCGTCCGCGAGGCGGTGCGCGCGCTGGACGACTACGACCTCGAACTGATGGAGACCCACCACAACCAGAAGGTCGACGCACCCTCCGGCACCGCGAACACCATCCTCGACATCGTCCAGGAGGAGCGCGACGTCGAACCCGTCTACGGCCGCGAGGGCCACGCCCCGCGAGACGAGAACGAGATCGGCGTCTTCGCCCGCCGCGCCGGCGACATCCGCGGCGAACACGAGCTGATTCTGGCGGGCAACGACGAGGTGCTGTCGCTCTCGCATCACGCCGAGGACCGCGCCGTCTTCGCGGCGGGGGCGCTGGACGCCGCGGTGTGGGTCGCAGGGCGCGACGCAGACTGGTACCGTTTCGGCGAAGTCGTCGATTCGTAA
- the dnaJ gene encoding molecular chaperone DnaJ → MSQDFYEILGVSRDASEDEIKEAYREKAREFHPDVSDDPNAEEKFKKAKKAKEVLTDEEQRQMYDQVGHDRFEEAQKRGGMGGGGGAGAGGMGGDPFGGAGGFDMQDIFDQFFGGGGGRGRGGNRPRQGQDLQTRMEIDLEEAYHGATKQLTITRPETCAECDGSGHPPGTDSETCPECNGQGQTTRVQQTPMGRVQQTATCRRCEGEGELYEETCSTCRGDGIEQNEATLEVDIPAGIDDGQSLRMEREGAPGERGGPNGDLLIQVTVRDHPDFERDGDDLSHQHAISFPQAVFGDTITVPTIDGEVEVDVPSGTQSGEVFRLQGKGMPRLRRRGNGDLYVQVQVVTPDDLNKEQKEALEKFAEAGGEEVDVEEGFFEKLKNSL, encoded by the coding sequence ATGAGCCAGGACTTCTACGAGATACTGGGTGTCTCCCGCGACGCCTCCGAGGACGAGATCAAGGAGGCCTACCGGGAGAAAGCCCGGGAGTTCCACCCGGACGTCAGCGACGACCCGAACGCCGAGGAGAAGTTCAAGAAGGCGAAGAAGGCGAAGGAGGTGCTCACCGACGAGGAGCAGCGCCAGATGTACGACCAGGTGGGCCACGACCGCTTCGAGGAGGCCCAGAAACGCGGCGGCATGGGCGGTGGCGGCGGTGCCGGCGCTGGCGGCATGGGTGGCGACCCCTTCGGCGGCGCCGGCGGCTTCGACATGCAGGACATCTTCGACCAGTTCTTCGGCGGCGGCGGGGGCCGCGGCCGCGGTGGCAACCGCCCACGTCAGGGTCAGGACCTCCAGACCCGCATGGAGATCGACCTGGAGGAGGCGTACCACGGGGCGACGAAGCAGCTCACCATCACCCGTCCCGAGACTTGCGCGGAGTGCGACGGGTCCGGCCACCCACCGGGGACGGATTCCGAGACCTGTCCCGAGTGTAACGGCCAGGGCCAGACGACCCGTGTCCAGCAGACCCCGATGGGCCGGGTCCAGCAGACGGCGACCTGCCGCCGGTGCGAGGGCGAGGGCGAGCTATACGAGGAGACGTGTTCGACCTGTCGCGGCGACGGCATCGAACAGAACGAGGCGACGCTCGAAGTGGACATCCCCGCCGGTATCGACGACGGCCAGAGCCTCCGGATGGAGCGCGAGGGCGCGCCCGGCGAGCGCGGCGGCCCCAACGGCGACCTCCTCATCCAGGTCACCGTCCGCGACCACCCGGACTTCGAGCGCGACGGCGACGACCTCTCGCACCAGCACGCCATCTCGTTCCCGCAGGCGGTCTTCGGCGACACCATCACCGTCCCGACAATCGACGGCGAGGTGGAGGTCGACGTCCCCAGCGGCACCCAGAGTGGCGAGGTGTTCCGCCTGCAGGGCAAGGGGATGCCCCGCCTGCGCCGCCGTGGCAACGGCGACCTCTACGTCCAGGTGCAGGTCGTCACACCCGACGACCTGAACAAAGAGCAGAAAGAAGCTCTCGAGAAGTTCGCCGAGGCCGGCGGCGAGGAGGTCGACGTCGAGGAGGGCTTCTTCGAGAAGCTCAAGAACTCGCTGTAA
- the lysA gene encoding diaminopimelate decarboxylase, whose protein sequence is MSHTSPPVRRLADWDHGLLERLAAEHGTPLYVLDLDRVAENYERFSAAFPDAHVMYAAKAHTGQAVLSKLLETGADIECAAWGELQRAIDAGAPPGTLQYTAVNPPDHDLDYAVDLSAAHPGLTITAGARDTFDRLEERGYDGRVAIRVNPGIGTGHHEKVATGKDAKFGIPYEQVPAVAADVADRFDLVGLHAHAGSGVLHDDLEDHCRAIAKVADMGRTVIDEVGDLEFVDFGGGFGVPYREDEDPLDMQVVGEKVRDAVGDLDAQIKLEPGRYVVADAECILTEVNTVKETPAATVVGVDASLATLIRPAMFGSYHPIRNVSAPDREAEPVSVGGPCCTSADVFCTDRPIARPERTDLLAIGNAGAYGYELANQFHSQPRPAEVAIERGETRVVRERETLDDVTRVEHTQR, encoded by the coding sequence ATGAGCCACACCTCGCCGCCGGTCCGCCGTCTCGCGGACTGGGACCACGGGCTCCTCGAACGACTCGCCGCCGAGCACGGCACGCCGCTGTACGTCCTCGACCTGGACCGCGTCGCCGAGAACTACGAACGGTTCTCGGCGGCGTTCCCGGACGCCCACGTGATGTACGCCGCGAAGGCCCACACGGGCCAGGCGGTGCTCTCGAAACTGCTCGAGACTGGGGCGGACATCGAGTGTGCCGCCTGGGGGGAACTCCAGCGGGCCATCGACGCCGGCGCGCCACCGGGGACGCTCCAGTACACCGCCGTCAACCCGCCCGACCACGACCTGGACTACGCCGTCGACCTCTCTGCGGCGCACCCGGGGCTGACCATCACTGCCGGCGCGCGCGACACCTTCGACCGTCTCGAGGAGCGGGGCTACGACGGCCGCGTCGCCATCCGCGTCAACCCCGGCATCGGGACCGGCCACCACGAGAAGGTCGCGACCGGCAAGGACGCCAAGTTCGGCATCCCGTACGAGCAGGTCCCGGCGGTCGCCGCGGACGTCGCCGACCGGTTCGACCTCGTCGGCCTCCACGCTCACGCCGGCAGCGGCGTCCTCCACGACGACCTGGAGGACCACTGCCGGGCCATCGCGAAGGTCGCGGACATGGGGCGCACCGTCATCGACGAGGTCGGCGACCTGGAGTTCGTCGACTTCGGCGGCGGCTTCGGCGTCCCCTACCGCGAGGACGAGGACCCGCTGGACATGCAGGTCGTCGGCGAGAAGGTGCGTGACGCGGTCGGCGACTTGGACGCACAGATAAAACTAGAACCGGGCCGCTACGTCGTCGCCGACGCCGAGTGTATCCTCACCGAAGTAAACACCGTCAAGGAGACGCCGGCGGCCACCGTCGTCGGCGTCGACGCCTCGCTGGCGACGCTCATCCGCCCGGCGATGTTCGGGTCCTATCACCCCATCCGGAACGTCAGCGCACCCGACCGCGAGGCCGAACCGGTGTCGGTGGGTGGCCCCTGCTGTACCAGCGCCGACGTGTTCTGTACGGACCGGCCCATCGCCCGACCCGAGCGGACGGACCTGCTGGCCATCGGGAACGCCGGCGCGTACGGCTACGAACTCGCCAACCAGTTCCACTCTCAGCCCCGACCAGCGGAGGTCGCCATCGAACGCGGCGAGACGCGCGTCGTTCGAGAGCGTGAGACACTCGACGACGTGACCCGCGTGGAGCACACCCAACGATGA
- the dapA gene encoding 4-hydroxy-tetrahydrodipicolinate synthase, producing MTDIDFHGVYPAMCTPFHDDDDRSIDFETLQRDAQRLEAAGVDGLVPVGSTGESATMTHDEHVEVVEAVIDAVDDVPVIAGTGSNNTREALSLSRRAADAGADALLLISPYYNKPEQRGLVDHFTALADEVDVPQIVYNVPSRTGRNVEPDTAVELASHPNIQAYKAASGDMNQISEIIERTRDEEFAVLSGDDGMTLPMLSVGGTGCISVAANVEPERTCAMVGAALAGDFERARALHHELGPLFRALFVETNPIPVKEAMRIRGYGPAHMRSPLTRLSDDHLDHLRDVLAVLENEDLEAEYAEIER from the coding sequence ATGACCGACATCGATTTCCACGGCGTGTACCCCGCGATGTGTACGCCGTTCCACGACGACGACGACCGCAGTATCGACTTCGAGACACTCCAGCGCGACGCCCAGCGGCTCGAAGCCGCCGGCGTCGACGGCCTCGTCCCCGTCGGCTCGACCGGCGAGTCGGCGACGATGACCCACGACGAACACGTCGAGGTCGTCGAGGCGGTCATCGATGCCGTCGACGACGTACCCGTCATCGCCGGCACCGGGTCGAACAACACCCGCGAGGCCCTCTCGCTCTCGCGACGGGCGGCCGACGCCGGCGCGGACGCGCTCTTGCTCATCTCCCCGTACTACAACAAGCCCGAACAGCGAGGCCTAGTCGACCACTTCACCGCGCTCGCAGACGAAGTGGACGTCCCGCAGATCGTCTACAACGTCCCCTCCCGGACCGGGCGGAACGTCGAACCCGACACCGCCGTCGAACTCGCTTCGCATCCGAACATCCAGGCGTACAAGGCCGCCAGCGGTGACATGAACCAGATATCGGAGATTATCGAGCGCACGCGCGACGAGGAGTTCGCGGTGCTCTCGGGCGACGACGGGATGACGCTCCCGATGCTCTCGGTCGGCGGGACCGGCTGTATCTCCGTGGCCGCCAACGTCGAACCCGAGCGCACCTGCGCGATGGTCGGGGCGGCACTCGCCGGTGATTTCGAGCGAGCGCGCGCGCTCCACCACGAACTGGGGCCGCTGTTCCGGGCCCTGTTCGTCGAGACCAACCCCATCCCGGTCAAGGAGGCCATGCGCATCCGGGGCTACGGCCCGGCACACATGCGCTCGCCGCTCACGCGCCTCTCCGATGACCATCTCGACCACCTCCGTGACGTGCTGGCCGTCCTGGAAAACGAGGACCTGGAAGCGGAGTACGCGGAGATAGAGCGATGA